The Acidobacteriota bacterium nucleotide sequence GGCTGCCGGTAGGCGCGCGGATCGGGATGCGGCGTCGGATCGGGCGCGGCCGCCGCCGGCACCACGACGTGCTGGGCCTGCCGATCGAGCCAGATCGTCGCCCCCAGTTGCGCCGTGAACACCGCGGCTGGAATGCCGAAGAGCGCGCCCTTGCCCAGCCAGTCGTAGAGACCACCGCCCGTGAAGTAGGCGACGGCCGACGCCGTCGACCAGGTGCAGTTGTACAGCCCGACCATGTGCGGGACACGCGCGGGCGGCTCGTGCTCCGTGATCAGCGCCTCGATCGCCGGCCACAGAAAGCACACCGACGTGGAGTAGCACGCCAGCAGGGCGATCTCGAGCCACGCCCGGGTCACGAACGGCCCGATCAGCATGCAGACCAGCAGCCCGGTGAACCCGATCCGCAGGCTGAGATGAAACCCGCGCCGTTCGGCGAAGCGGCCGGCCTGCCACGACGCAACGATGTAGATGGCGCCGTGGAGGGCGGCGACGGCAAGGTTCTCCCGGTTCTCGAATCCGAACCGGTCGTGCAGGAAGAAGAACAGGTAGTTGAAGTAGTAGGACGTGGCGATCGCCGCCGCGGCCACGAGCGCCAGGTATCCGGCCTTGAGCCGGTGCAAACTCATCGTCAATCGGTGGTTCCTCGCCTTGCCGCCCTGGCGATACTATGCCGCATCCACGCTTCCGCCGGGAGGATCCCATGCATGCACGTCAGGTCGTGTTCGGCACTGCTACGCTCGTGCTCGTCACCCTTTCCCTCAGCGCCGGACGTCCCGTGCGCGCGCAGCAGCCCGCCGCGCCGGCGCCTGCTGCGTCGGCCGGCCAGACGCTGCCGGTCGGGCAACTCGGCTGCGTCGAGCTGTCCGCGGCGCTTCGTGGCGTCATGACGAACGACGTCCGCCTGCGCGACTGGGCGCAACTGGCGCGCTACCGTGACGCCAATCGCGCCGCCGGCCCCGTGGACGTCGTCTTCATGGGCGACTCGATCACCGACTCGTGGCCGCAGGAGCGGTTCGGCCCCTGGTTTCCTGGCCGCCGCTACGCCGGCCGCGGCATCAGCGGCCAGACCACCCCGCAGATGCTCGTCCGCTTCCGGCCGGACGTCATCACCCTGAAACCGAAAGCCGTCGTCATTCTCGCCGGCACGAACGACATCGCCGGCAACACCGGTCCGATGACCGACGAGGAGATCGAAGGCAACCTCGCGTCGATGAGCGAACTGGCGGTCGCCTCCGGCATCAAAGTCGTGTTGTCGAGCATCACGCCGACGAGCGCCTACCACGTCGGCCCGAGCGGCCTCCCCCAGACGACGACGAGGCCGATGGCGAGGATTCAGGCGATCAACGCGTGGATGCGCGACTACGCGGCGGCCCATGGCCACGTCTATCTCGATTACTTCTCGGCGATGGTGGATGCGTCAGGGGTCATGCGCAGCGAGCTGACGGGCGACGACCTGCACCCGAATGCGGCTGGCTACGCCATCATGGCGCCCCTGGCGCAGGCCGCGATCGACCGCGCGCTGCGGTAGCGGTCCGATCAGCCTTCGACGAGCGCCTTCAGGCGCTCGAGGTCCGACTGCATCGCGCTCTTGAGGGGGCCGGCCAGCATCGAAGCCGGCACCGGCAGCTCGTCGGATTGCCCGACGTTGCGCACACGCACGCGCGACCCCGCGCCCGACCGTTGCACGTCGTAGCGGATGATGCCGCTGAACGGCCCGTCGGTGACCTTCAGGATCAGCAGGTGCGGGAAGTGGACCGACTCCACTTCCGTCGTCCAACTGAACTCGTAGCCCATGAGCGTGCCGGTGCGACGCACGCGAGCGCCGGGCTCGAGCGCCTGGTCGAGCAGGTCGACCTGCTTGATCACCTTGATCCACTCGTGCTCGCGCTGGGGATCGAACATGATGCCGGCGATGTCGGCAGGGGATGCGGCGATCTCGATCTCTGCAGAGACGTCGAGGGTCATGGCCCGATGATACTGCGCGAGCTCACTTCCGCTTCCATCGGGTGCCCGCGGCCGAGTCCTCGAGGAGGATCCCGCGGGCGTCGAGGTCGCGGCGAATCTCGTCGGCGCGGGCGAACTGGCGCGCGGCGCGAGCCTCGCGGCGTTCGGCGATCAGCCGCTCGATCTCCTCGACCGGCACCGGCGGGCGCTCGTCCTCGCGGCGGCGCAGCGTGAGCACGCCGAGCAGCCGGTCCCAGTCGTCGAACTGCGCCCGCACGGCCGCCGCGCCGGCGCGAGTCAGCCGGCCCTCGTCGATCGCGGCGTTCATCTCGCGCACGAGATCGAAGATCACGCCGAGCGCCGCCGGCACGTTCAGGTCGTCCGCGAAACAGGCGCGGGCGTCGGTTCGCGCGCGCTCGAGCCGCGACGTCACGTCGGGCGCGGCATCGCCGCCGCCGCTCACGGCATCCAGCCGGGCCAGGAAGTCCGACAGCCGCGTCAGCGCGGCGTCGGCCTGATCGAGCACGTCCCAGTTGAACGTGAGCTGCTTGCGGTAGTGGACCGAGAGCAGCAGGTAACGGAGCGCCGAGGCCCGGTAGCCTCGATCGAGGATGTCGCGCACGGTGAACACGTTGCCGAGCGACTTCGACATCTTCTCGTTGTCGATGTTCAGGAACTCGACGTGGACCCAGAACCGGACGAACGGTGTGCCGGTGGCGCCCTCGGCCTGGGCGATCTCGTTCTCGTGGTGCGGGAACGTCAGATCGATGCCGCCGCCGTGGATGTCGATCGGCGGCTCACCGAGGAGCCGCAGCGCCATCGCCGAACACTCGATGTGCCAGCCCGGCCGGCCGGGGCCGCACCCGTAGTCCCAGCTCGGCTCGCCGGGCTTCGATGCCTTCCAGAGCACGAAGTCGCGCGCGTCCTGCTTG carries:
- a CDS encoding SGNH/GDSL hydrolase family protein, producing the protein MHARQVVFGTATLVLVTLSLSAGRPVRAQQPAAPAPAASAGQTLPVGQLGCVELSAALRGVMTNDVRLRDWAQLARYRDANRAAGPVDVVFMGDSITDSWPQERFGPWFPGRRYAGRGISGQTTPQMLVRFRPDVITLKPKAVVILAGTNDIAGNTGPMTDEEIEGNLASMSELAVASGIKVVLSSITPTSAYHVGPSGLPQTTTRPMARIQAINAWMRDYAAAHGHVYLDYFSAMVDASGVMRSELTGDDLHPNAAGYAIMAPLAQAAIDRALR
- a CDS encoding MFS transporter, whose protein sequence is MSLHRLKAGYLALVAAAAIATSYYFNYLFFFLHDRFGFENRENLAVAALHGAIYIVASWQAGRFAERRGFHLSLRIGFTGLLVCMLIGPFVTRAWLEIALLACYSTSVCFLWPAIEALITEHEPPARVPHMVGLYNCTWSTASAVAYFTGGGLYDWLGKGALFGIPAAVFTAQLGATIWLDRQAQHVVVPAAAAPDPTPHPDPRAYRQPVPPAVFLKLGWVANPFSYVAIYTLLATMPSIAERFGLSPARAGLVCSVWLFGRLVAFVALWNWTGWHYRFRFLVGGFATLAVSFVTILLAPAVWMLVVAQITFGLSCGLMYYSSLFYSMDVGEAKAEHGGFHEAAIGVGIFAGPALGSASLYLFPGYARASALAVSGLLGAGLLLLVTIWAMARRER
- a CDS encoding SRPBCC family protein — its product is MTLDVSAEIEIAASPADIAGIMFDPQREHEWIKVIKQVDLLDQALEPGARVRRTGTLMGYEFSWTTEVESVHFPHLLILKVTDGPFSGIIRYDVQRSGAGSRVRVRNVGQSDELPVPASMLAGPLKSAMQSDLERLKALVEG
- a CDS encoding cysteine--tRNA ligase, which translates into the protein MRLYNTLTRSEEEFAPADGKTVRMYTCGLTVYARGHIGNFRTFVSLDVLRRVLKYQEGYAIRQVSNFTDVDDKTINASQQAGRSLADYTATYIAAFHEDAAAMGLEPAEEYPRATDAANLRAMADMVRALDARGHTYTSDGSVYFRIASFPAYGRLSRLDAEGIQAGARVDSDSYGKQDARDFVLWKASKPGEPSWDYGCGPGRPGWHIECSAMALRLLGEPPIDIHGGGIDLTFPHHENEIAQAEGATGTPFVRFWVHVEFLNIDNEKMSKSLGNVFTVRDILDRGYRASALRYLLLSVHYRKQLTFNWDVLDQADAALTRLSDFLARLDAVSGGGDAAPDVTSRLERARTDARACFADDLNVPAALGVIFDLVREMNAAIDEGRLTRAGAAAVRAQFDDWDRLLGVLTLRRREDERPPVPVEEIERLIAERREARAARQFARADEIRRDLDARGILLEDSAAGTRWKRK